A single window of Rhipicephalus microplus isolate Deutch F79 chromosome 5, USDA_Rmic, whole genome shotgun sequence DNA harbors:
- the LOC142818032 gene encoding uncharacterized protein LOC142818032 isoform X2: MPEYVRQLMRISQTILMRLEQLGRQVDAMQQHLFNTTVRLQDETNDDVVLTPVKDIDQFLSLEGRLAADGNIKLKLIQQLAGLGGSTFGAAARRMLELLLSLEVAVQFSWAGQKGKRKFVDLGVTDVICKAVRRNFPETKKNDIECVIKVWLRHAGEKLQKQRLRTSRTHHEECLQSVALSSPSDEDL; this comes from the exons atgccag AATACGTGCGTCAACTCATGCGAATTTCGCAAACTATCCTGATGAGGCTAGAGCAGCTGGGACGACAGGTTGATGCCATGCAGCAGCACCTTTTCAACACAACAGTGAGGCTTCAAGATGAGACAAATGATGATGTGGTTTTGACACCGGTCAAGGATATTGACCAATTTCTAAGTCTTGAGGGGAGACTTGCTGCTGATGGCAACATTAAGCTAAAGCTT ATACAGCAGCTTGCTGGCCTTGGTGGCTCAACTTTTGGGgcagcagccaggaggatgctggAGCTTCTGCTAAGCCTTGAGGTTGCTGTGCAGTTCAGCTGGGCAGGCCAAAAAGGCAAAAGGAAGTTTGTGGATCTAGGTGTCACAGATGTCATTTGCA aggccgtgaggcgaaattttccggaaacaaaaaaaaatgacatcgagtgtgtgattaaagtgtggcttcggcatgctggggaaaagctccagaagcagcgcttaagaacttctcgcactcaccatgagg aatgtcttcaaagtgtcgcgttgtcaagcccatcggatgaagacctctga
- the LOC142818032 gene encoding uncharacterized protein LOC142818032 isoform X1 — protein MSYLLQSMLTGHLLLHAEAPSLKKSEHVFTEYVRQLMRISQTILMRLEQLGRQVDAMQQHLFNTTVRLQDETNDDVVLTPVKDIDQFLSLEGRLAADGNIKLKLIQQLAGLGGSTFGAAARRMLELLLSLEVAVQFSWAGQKGKRKFVDLGVTDVICKAVRRNFPETKKNDIECVIKVWLRHAGEKLQKQRLRTSRTHHEECLQSVALSSPSDEDL, from the exons ATGTCGTATTTGCTGCAGAGCATGCTGACGGGCCACTTGTTGCTCCATGCCGAGGCCCCGAGTTTAAAAAAGTCTGAACACGTCTTTACAGAATACGTGCGTCAACTCATGCGAATTTCGCAAACTATCCTGATGAGGCTAGAGCAGCTGGGACGACAGGTTGATGCCATGCAGCAGCACCTTTTCAACACAACAGTGAGGCTTCAAGATGAGACAAATGATGATGTGGTTTTGACACCGGTCAAGGATATTGACCAATTTCTAAGTCTTGAGGGGAGACTTGCTGCTGATGGCAACATTAAGCTAAAGCTT ATACAGCAGCTTGCTGGCCTTGGTGGCTCAACTTTTGGGgcagcagccaggaggatgctggAGCTTCTGCTAAGCCTTGAGGTTGCTGTGCAGTTCAGCTGGGCAGGCCAAAAAGGCAAAAGGAAGTTTGTGGATCTAGGTGTCACAGATGTCATTTGCA aggccgtgaggcgaaattttccggaaacaaaaaaaaatgacatcgagtgtgtgattaaagtgtggcttcggcatgctggggaaaagctccagaagcagcgcttaagaacttctcgcactcaccatgagg aatgtcttcaaagtgtcgcgttgtcaagcccatcggatgaagacctctga